A genomic segment from Neobacillus sp. YX16 encodes:
- a CDS encoding putative protein N(5)-glutamine methyltransferase, producing MEKSIIDRLRSEGCIFAEVETQLLISQAGSIEDLMKMVEIRASGVPLEYVLGFTKFCGLRIEVERGVFVPRKRTEFLVQQAEALTHICDIVVDLCCGSGAVGAAIATVLNKIVLHSVDIDPVAVKCSSRNITKIGGQVYQGDLYNTLPHTLRGRVNIIVANAPYVPTDAMNLLPQEARLYEPKVALDGGKDGLDLQRKVAEEAPQWLASGGHLLVETSKMQAAQTFEIFATAGLTTKIARNEELDATVVIGKN from the coding sequence ATGGAAAAAAGTATAATCGACAGACTACGGAGCGAGGGGTGTATTTTTGCTGAAGTAGAAACACAGTTACTTATCTCACAGGCTGGCAGTATCGAGGATTTAATGAAAATGGTAGAAATACGAGCCAGTGGCGTACCACTTGAATACGTACTTGGATTTACAAAGTTTTGTGGGCTGCGGATAGAAGTAGAACGGGGAGTTTTTGTTCCACGTAAACGTACGGAGTTTCTGGTTCAGCAGGCAGAAGCATTGACCCACATTTGTGATATTGTTGTTGATTTATGTTGTGGGTCTGGTGCAGTTGGTGCTGCAATAGCAACTGTCTTGAATAAGATTGTATTACACTCCGTTGACATTGATCCTGTCGCAGTAAAATGTTCTTCCCGCAACATAACTAAAATTGGTGGTCAAGTTTATCAAGGAGACTTGTATAATACGTTACCCCATACATTAAGAGGTCGTGTGAACATAATAGTTGCAAACGCACCTTATGTTCCAACTGATGCAATGAATCTACTTCCCCAGGAGGCCCGCTTATATGAACCAAAAGTGGCACTTGACGGAGGAAAGGACGGACTAGACCTTCAGCGAAAGGTAGCGGAAGAGGCTCCTCAATGGCTTGCTTCTGGAGGGCATCTATTGGTAGAGACGAGCAAAATGCAGGCTGCTCAAACCTTTGAAATTTTTGCGACTGCTGGATTAACTACCAAAATAGCAAGAAATGAAGAATTGGATGCAACAGTAGTTATTGGAAAAAATTAA
- a CDS encoding class II aldolase/adducin family protein, which translates to MQDNKQYYSNQEAKEMICEIGRRVYNRNYVAANDGNISVKVSPNEIWTTPTGVSKGYMTPDMMVKMDLSGKVLSGNLKPSSEVKMHLRVYNENPEVNAVVHAHPPVATSFAIAGIPLDKPVLPEAIVLLGNVPVAPYALPGTQEVPESIAPYCNTHNAVLLANHGALTWGRDLMEAYFRMESLEHYATILMYSNNILKKANELNRSQIADLIQVRESMGIKAGGVPLSETDEDR; encoded by the coding sequence ATGCAGGATAATAAACAATACTATTCCAATCAGGAAGCAAAGGAAATGATCTGTGAAATCGGAAGAAGGGTGTATAACAGAAATTATGTAGCTGCGAATGATGGAAATATCTCAGTGAAAGTGAGTCCTAATGAAATTTGGACAACGCCTACCGGAGTAAGTAAAGGCTATATGACGCCTGACATGATGGTGAAAATGGACCTTTCTGGTAAAGTCCTTTCGGGAAATTTGAAACCTTCATCCGAGGTGAAGATGCACCTAAGGGTCTACAATGAAAACCCCGAAGTGAATGCCGTTGTTCATGCCCATCCTCCGGTTGCTACTTCATTTGCAATAGCAGGGATTCCTCTTGATAAACCAGTTTTACCAGAGGCAATTGTATTGTTAGGTAATGTACCAGTAGCGCCTTATGCTTTACCTGGAACACAAGAAGTACCCGAATCTATTGCTCCATATTGTAATACACATAATGCGGTACTATTGGCCAATCATGGAGCACTTACGTGGGGAAGGGATTTGATGGAGGCTTATTTTCGAATGGAATCTCTCGAACATTACGCTACGATCCTTATGTACTCCAATAATATTTTGAAAAAGGCGAATGAATTAAATCGTTCCCAAATCGCTGATTTAATACAAGTTCGAGAATCGATGGGAATAAAAGCAGGCGGAGTCCCTTTAAGTGAAACTGATGAGGATCGCTGA
- a CDS encoding MBL fold metallo-hydrolase, whose protein sequence is MEYLFEAVKENVFILAIWDSKWNSYNNCYFIVQEDGITLIDSSKEEHSSYLVQALKQIGKTPEDVTLVLATHGHEDHVQGTSIFKNAKKYIHHQERSLIECPEPDEFDFILLERGVIQNFEYFWVGHHTPGSLAFYHQPSKVLFTGDFLCFFGDPLSKDGLVSVGNDLRHEWLEFLRNGGVAKDELNVFLKGLETMNSFDVEVMCTGHGGVLVGDIQSFVSELLNVGNKLQEIEVKN, encoded by the coding sequence TTGGAGTATTTATTTGAAGCAGTAAAAGAAAATGTTTTTATTTTAGCCATTTGGGATTCTAAGTGGAATTCCTATAATAACTGCTATTTTATTGTACAAGAAGATGGCATTACTCTAATAGATTCCAGCAAAGAGGAGCATTCTTCCTATTTGGTTCAAGCTCTAAAACAAATAGGTAAAACACCAGAAGACGTCACACTAGTTTTAGCCACACATGGTCATGAAGATCATGTCCAAGGAACATCTATTTTTAAAAATGCAAAAAAATATATTCATCATCAAGAACGCAGTCTTATCGAGTGTCCAGAACCAGATGAGTTCGATTTCATTTTGTTAGAACGTGGAGTGATTCAAAACTTTGAATACTTTTGGGTTGGCCATCACACTCCTGGCTCGCTAGCATTCTATCATCAGCCATCAAAAGTCCTTTTCACAGGTGATTTCCTGTGCTTTTTTGGTGATCCACTTTCAAAAGATGGATTAGTCTCAGTTGGCAATGACCTTAGACATGAATGGCTGGAGTTTTTACGCAATGGAGGGGTTGCTAAGGACGAGCTAAATGTTTTTCTAAAAGGACTAGAGACTATGAATTCTTTTGATGTAGAAGTGATGTGTACTGGGCACGGCGGTGTACTTGTTGGGGATATTCAGTCATTTGTCTCTGAATTACTTAATGTGGGCAACAAATTACAGGAAATAGAGGTAAAAAACTAA
- a CDS encoding IS110 family transposase: MNFKMQDKQNQLIERISDTHLIVGVDIAQQLHVARAVNFRGIVVGDPVTFENNEEGFVNLLNWIHDLKRLKNLDAAIVGMEPTGHYWINLSKWLYDQNIEVVTVNPHLVKRNKENRDNTQSKSDKKDALVIADMVKNGYYSFIRPSSESFEKLRVLMSNRDVIVKRLVMSINQINRWVDVVFPELRQVFNDVSCKGAIATLRLFPTPDEISSMESLEVQKGWKSLMKRQPGPRKAQLLINLAKTSIGTGQALDAYKFHLEQLIEEYDLAVKQLERVEQQVKEVLYKIPFAIKLLTIKGISEISLAGILGESGDLSGFSRGNSLLRHAGLHLAEASSGKWKGQIVISKRGRSRLRRFLYLATMSLVMNNPEFKAIHSHNVKVKKIKKMKSIMKLIGKLARIFVGIARRNESYCPSKIQVLIPLAA; the protein is encoded by the coding sequence ATGAATTTTAAAATGCAAGACAAACAAAATCAACTAATAGAAAGAATTTCCGATACACACCTTATTGTTGGTGTTGATATTGCTCAACAACTACATGTTGCAAGAGCAGTTAATTTTCGTGGAATTGTAGTCGGAGACCCTGTTACATTTGAAAATAATGAAGAGGGGTTCGTTAATCTATTAAACTGGATTCATGATTTAAAAAGATTAAAAAACCTAGATGCAGCAATAGTAGGTATGGAACCTACAGGCCATTACTGGATTAACCTGTCAAAATGGTTATATGACCAAAACATTGAGGTAGTAACAGTCAATCCCCACTTAGTAAAAAGAAATAAAGAGAATCGTGATAATACACAATCAAAAAGTGATAAAAAAGATGCACTCGTTATTGCAGATATGGTCAAAAACGGCTACTACTCCTTTATTCGTCCATCTTCAGAATCATTTGAGAAACTTAGAGTTCTAATGTCTAACCGTGATGTAATTGTTAAACGGCTCGTAATGTCTATTAATCAAATAAATAGATGGGTGGATGTTGTCTTTCCAGAGTTGCGACAAGTTTTTAACGATGTTTCGTGCAAAGGAGCAATCGCAACCCTTCGTTTGTTTCCAACTCCAGATGAAATATCATCAATGGAGTCACTGGAAGTCCAAAAGGGATGGAAGTCATTAATGAAAAGACAGCCAGGGCCAAGAAAAGCTCAATTATTAATCAATCTAGCAAAAACTTCTATAGGAACGGGACAAGCACTTGATGCTTATAAATTCCATCTAGAACAATTAATAGAAGAATATGACCTCGCTGTAAAACAACTCGAAAGAGTTGAACAACAAGTTAAAGAAGTTCTCTATAAAATACCATTTGCAATAAAACTACTTACGATTAAAGGAATAAGTGAAATTTCATTAGCTGGGATACTAGGTGAGTCAGGAGATTTAAGTGGATTCTCCCGCGGGAACTCTCTATTACGTCATGCAGGATTACACCTAGCTGAAGCAAGTTCAGGTAAATGGAAAGGTCAGATTGTCATTTCAAAGCGAGGAAGATCAAGACTCCGACGCTTTCTCTACTTAGCAACCATGAGCCTTGTGATGAATAACCCTGAATTTAAAGCGATCCATTCCCATAATGTGAAGGTTAAAAAGATAAAGAAAATGAAATCAATAATGAAACTGATAGGAAAACTAGCCAGGATTTTTGTAGGAATAGCACGACGAAACGAGTCTTACTGTCCAAGTAAAATCCAAGTATTAATCCCTTTAGCAGCATAG
- a CDS encoding transporter substrate-binding domain-containing protein, translating to MFKTKKYVKMVLVTILAALFLAGCGGDKTSNESSKDVLAQIKEDKKIVFGVKHDTRLFGLKNPSTGEVEGFDIDLSKALAEEIFGKDIKPEFVEVTSKTRVGLLNNGKVDAVVATMTITEERKKEVDFTDVYFDAGQSLLVKKGSKIQSIDDLKKDTKVLAVKGSTSSINIREKAPETTVLEFENYAEAFTALKAGKGDALTTDDSILYGMAEEDPSFELVGGTFTEEPYGIAVKKGNTELVDELNKALKSLKDSGKYDEIKDKWIKN from the coding sequence ATGTTCAAAACAAAAAAATACGTAAAAATGGTTTTAGTAACAATACTAGCTGCGTTATTTCTTGCCGGTTGCGGCGGGGACAAGACATCTAATGAAAGCAGCAAGGATGTACTAGCCCAAATCAAGGAAGACAAAAAAATTGTATTTGGCGTAAAACATGACACGCGTTTGTTTGGATTGAAAAATCCATCAACAGGTGAAGTGGAAGGGTTCGATATCGATCTTTCCAAAGCGCTTGCAGAAGAAATTTTTGGCAAGGATATTAAGCCTGAGTTCGTTGAGGTTACTTCAAAAACGAGGGTAGGTCTCTTAAATAATGGTAAGGTGGATGCGGTTGTCGCTACGATGACGATCACGGAAGAACGCAAAAAAGAAGTTGATTTTACTGATGTTTATTTTGATGCAGGTCAATCATTACTTGTGAAAAAAGGCAGTAAGATTCAGAGTATTGATGACTTGAAAAAAGACACGAAGGTGCTTGCTGTAAAAGGCTCGACATCTTCAATCAATATTCGTGAGAAAGCCCCTGAAACAACAGTTCTTGAATTCGAAAACTATGCTGAAGCCTTTACAGCACTTAAGGCAGGTAAGGGTGATGCCCTTACTACAGATGATTCGATCCTTTATGGTATGGCAGAAGAAGATCCGTCCTTTGAATTGGTCGGAGGAACGTTTACTGAAGAGCCATACGGGATTGCTGTTAAAAAAGGTAATACAGAGCTTGTTGATGAGTTGAATAAAGCATTAAAAAGCCTGAAGGATTCAGGAAAGTACGATGAGATTAAGGATAAATGGATTAAAAATTAA
- a CDS encoding amino acid ABC transporter permease yields the protein MLDFSILTTNMDSFLEGLKITIIASLIALLGSFILGTLLAVMRIAPIKPLNWLGTAYVEFIRNIPVLVIVFFAYLAGNFGGMTAGTIGLTIYTAAFIAEAIRAGIMSVPRGQMEAARSTGLTYGQAMRMVILPQAIKIVIPPLGNQFINLVKNSSLLAVVAGGDLMYQGDLISAKTYVTFDTYVFVALFYLILTIPLSLGVGYLEKRLARSN from the coding sequence TTGCTGGATTTCTCGATACTAACGACTAATATGGATTCATTTTTAGAAGGATTAAAAATTACCATAATTGCCAGTTTAATAGCTTTATTAGGAAGTTTTATTTTGGGAACACTTCTGGCTGTTATGCGAATTGCCCCGATTAAACCACTTAACTGGTTGGGGACGGCATATGTAGAATTTATTCGTAATATACCTGTTCTAGTTATCGTGTTTTTCGCTTATTTGGCGGGTAACTTTGGCGGGATGACTGCAGGGACAATTGGGTTGACTATCTATACAGCCGCTTTCATCGCAGAAGCCATCCGTGCCGGAATTATGTCTGTACCAAGAGGGCAAATGGAAGCTGCCCGCTCGACAGGATTAACTTACGGTCAGGCAATGAGAATGGTTATACTCCCTCAGGCTATAAAAATCGTTATCCCCCCTCTAGGCAACCAATTTATCAATTTAGTTAAGAATTCATCCTTGTTAGCAGTCGTTGCAGGTGGGGATTTAATGTATCAGGGGGATTTAATATCTGCAAAAACGTACGTAACCTTTGATACCTATGTTTTCGTGGCCTTATTTTATTTAATTTTAACTATACCTTTAAGTCTTGGCGTAGGATATTTAGAAAAACGCTTAGCAAGAAGTAATTAA
- a CDS encoding MFS transporter, with protein sequence MNLLKKKDPYQVYIYTCFVSQLFFTFIFTVNLLYQVEMVQLDPLQLVLVGTVLEATVFIFEIPTGILSDLKSRKLSVIIGFFLIGIGFIIEGMFPIFTAVILSQIIWGIGYTFTSGSHQAWIADEIGEERASSAFVKGAKAGNLGKVLAIPLSMLAGYYILNLPIILGGIGLVVLSILLVFFMKEENFKPVEKVERVSVWKNIRENMSQILYYSKVNYLMRILFLIALFFGLYSEGFDRLWIPHFIEQSGLSNLSDSELVLLMGGVQFIVVLLTFAALHFVDNSSIHQHLNQIYVALFIGSILIISSLIGFVFTTFAVGLLAFYIIVQISRSIMYPLETVWLNKIIPDSSTRATFFSVKGQVDAIGQIGGGPVIGVIASNFTIKIAIMISALILLPVLFLYRHIMRKTRR encoded by the coding sequence ATGAACTTATTAAAGAAAAAGGATCCGTATCAGGTTTACATTTATACCTGTTTCGTATCACAATTGTTTTTTACCTTTATATTTACCGTAAACTTGTTATATCAGGTAGAAATGGTTCAACTTGATCCACTGCAATTAGTTTTAGTGGGAACGGTTTTGGAGGCTACTGTTTTCATTTTTGAAATTCCTACAGGAATCCTGTCCGATTTAAAAAGCAGAAAGCTATCTGTCATTATCGGCTTTTTCTTAATTGGAATAGGTTTTATTATTGAAGGTATGTTTCCAATCTTTACAGCTGTGATTTTATCCCAAATCATATGGGGGATTGGATATACTTTTACGAGTGGTTCTCATCAAGCGTGGATTGCAGATGAAATTGGGGAAGAACGGGCCTCTTCAGCTTTCGTCAAAGGTGCTAAGGCAGGTAATCTCGGAAAAGTCCTTGCCATTCCTTTAAGCATGCTGGCAGGTTACTATATACTCAATTTGCCCATCATTTTAGGTGGTATTGGGTTGGTAGTGCTATCCATCCTTTTAGTTTTCTTTATGAAAGAAGAGAATTTTAAACCAGTTGAAAAAGTGGAGAGAGTATCAGTTTGGAAGAATATCAGGGAAAATATGAGTCAAATACTTTATTATTCTAAAGTAAATTACCTCATGAGAATCCTTTTTCTGATTGCGTTATTTTTTGGCCTTTACAGTGAGGGCTTTGACCGACTGTGGATTCCCCACTTTATTGAGCAATCAGGTCTATCGAACTTATCGGATAGTGAGTTAGTTTTGCTGATGGGCGGGGTTCAATTCATTGTCGTCCTTTTGACATTTGCAGCGCTCCATTTTGTTGATAATAGTTCCATACACCAGCATCTTAACCAGATTTACGTGGCCCTTTTTATTGGGAGCATTTTAATTATCAGTTCATTAATTGGTTTCGTCTTTACCACATTTGCTGTTGGTTTGTTAGCTTTTTATATCATCGTCCAAATTTCTAGAAGCATTATGTATCCATTGGAGACCGTTTGGCTGAATAAAATCATCCCGGATTCGTCTACACGTGCTACCTTTTTTTCTGTAAAAGGTCAGGTGGATGCGATTGGACAAATTGGCGGCGGTCCCGTAATTGGTGTGATCGCTTCAAACTTTACGATTAAAATAGCGATTATGATTAGTGCGCTTATTTTATTGCCTGTTCTATTCTTATATAGACACATCATGAGAAAAACTAGAAGGTGA
- a CDS encoding amino acid ABC transporter permease: MDFLAPFIEVYTPEHFKFLLEGFWVTLKVAAISIVLSFIIGGLIGTLRYARIPVVSQLLALIVETIRNLPLLLIIFFTYFALPEIGIEMEITTAAIAALTVFESAMLSEIIRSGLNSIEKGQIEAGRASGLNYIQTLRYIIMPQALRRMVPPIVSQFISLLKDTSLAVVIALPDLLHNGQIIYAQKGSYVIPVFVIVALMYFIVNYALSLVARRLELKQA; this comes from the coding sequence ATGGATTTTCTAGCACCGTTCATTGAAGTATATACACCTGAACATTTTAAATTTTTGCTGGAAGGATTTTGGGTAACCCTAAAGGTTGCTGCCATTTCAATCGTGCTCAGCTTCATTATTGGCGGTCTTATTGGAACTCTCAGATATGCGCGGATTCCCGTTGTTTCTCAATTACTAGCACTGATTGTCGAGACGATTCGTAACCTGCCTTTGCTGCTCATCATTTTCTTCACCTATTTTGCATTGCCTGAAATTGGGATTGAAATGGAAATAACGACTGCGGCCATCGCAGCATTGACGGTTTTTGAATCAGCGATGCTGTCAGAAATCATCCGAAGCGGCTTAAACTCGATAGAAAAAGGACAGATTGAGGCAGGACGTGCATCTGGTCTGAACTACATCCAGACATTACGCTATATCATCATGCCGCAAGCACTGAGAAGAATGGTTCCACCTATTGTCAGTCAATTTATTTCTCTGCTTAAAGATACATCTTTAGCCGTCGTCATCGCGTTGCCGGATTTATTGCACAACGGACAAATTATTTACGCACAAAAGGGATCGTATGTGATACCTGTTTTTGTAATTGTGGCGTTGATGTACTTTATCGTTAATTATGCTTTGTCACTAGTTGCGCGAAGGTTAGAGTTAAAACAAGCTTAA
- the ltrA gene encoding group II intron reverse transcriptase/maturase has protein sequence METKLLRIAELAKSNPKMKFTSLAHLLDKEALIQCHLELPNKKATGINGTTKEQYDESLEENIEDLVSRLKSKSYRPVPVRRMYIPKLNSNKMRPLGIPEQEDKIVQKGITKILNAIYENDFLDCSFGFRPNRNCHDALKILNHYIEKRAISYVVDVDIKGFFDNVDHKWMMEFLKLRITDTNLLRLISRFLKGGYMEEGKKYKTDNGTPQGGVISPILANVYLHYVLDLWFEKVVKKQCKGQAYIVRYADDFVCCFQNKSEAEQFFHSLKARLKKFNLEIAEDKTKIIPFGRFAEKNAKRDGIGKPGTFDFLGFTHYCGISKHGKFRVKRKTSRKKVQGKLKGTKEWLKNNRNKDIHMIMDRFKRSLIGYYNYYCITDNTQTVNNFKEKIECLLYKWLNRRSQRKSFTWDKFRLFLNKYPLPSPRIKVNIYDLRKEISYIL, from the coding sequence ATGGAAACAAAACTACTAAGGATAGCAGAATTAGCAAAATCTAATCCTAAAATGAAATTTACATCTCTTGCACATCTTTTAGATAAGGAAGCATTAATTCAATGCCATCTTGAACTACCCAATAAGAAGGCAACTGGGATTAACGGTACTACTAAAGAGCAATACGATGAAAGTTTAGAAGAAAACATAGAGGACTTAGTAAGTAGGCTCAAAAGCAAAAGTTATCGTCCTGTTCCAGTAAGACGAATGTATATCCCAAAGCTCAACTCAAACAAGATGAGACCATTGGGAATACCGGAACAAGAAGATAAAATTGTTCAAAAAGGCATTACGAAAATACTAAATGCCATCTATGAAAATGACTTTCTAGACTGCTCATTTGGGTTCCGTCCAAATAGAAACTGCCACGATGCACTGAAAATACTGAATCATTATATTGAGAAGAGAGCAATAAGCTATGTAGTAGATGTAGATATTAAAGGCTTCTTTGATAACGTTGACCACAAATGGATGATGGAATTCTTGAAACTCCGAATCACTGACACTAACCTACTGAGACTAATCAGCAGGTTTCTTAAAGGTGGATACATGGAGGAAGGTAAGAAATACAAGACAGACAATGGTACACCGCAAGGTGGAGTGATATCTCCGATATTAGCCAATGTCTATCTCCATTACGTTCTTGATCTATGGTTTGAAAAAGTGGTTAAGAAACAATGTAAAGGCCAGGCGTATATAGTAAGATACGCAGATGATTTTGTTTGTTGTTTTCAGAATAAAAGTGAAGCCGAGCAATTCTTTCATTCATTAAAAGCGAGATTAAAGAAATTTAACCTAGAAATAGCCGAGGATAAAACTAAAATAATTCCCTTCGGACGGTTTGCGGAGAAGAATGCAAAACGTGACGGAATTGGCAAACCGGGTACCTTCGACTTCCTTGGATTTACTCACTATTGTGGGATAAGTAAGCACGGGAAATTCCGAGTAAAGCGGAAAACGAGCAGGAAGAAAGTCCAAGGCAAACTAAAAGGAACTAAAGAATGGCTGAAGAATAATAGGAATAAAGATATTCATATGATTATGGATAGATTTAAACGCTCACTAATAGGTTACTACAACTATTATTGCATCACAGATAATACCCAAACTGTTAACAACTTTAAAGAGAAAATCGAATGCTTACTATACAAATGGCTAAACAGAAGAAGCCAAAGGAAATCCTTTACTTGGGACAAATTCAGGCTCTTTCTTAATAAATATCCACTACCTTCACCAAGAATCAAAGTGAATATTTATGATTTAAGAAAAGAAATTAGCTATATTCTGTGA
- a CDS encoding amino acid ABC transporter ATP-binding protein: MIVFNQVNKFYGDFQVLKDINLTINQGEVVVVIGPSGSGKSTLLRCINHLETISDGTLTVNGISVGDKKTDINKLRRNIGMVFQHFYLYPHKTVLENITLAPMKALGQSEKEAKETARHYLAKVGILDKAESYPSQLSGGQQQRVAIARGLAMKPEIMLFDEPTSALDPEMIGEVLDVMKTLAREGMTMVVVTHEMGFAREVADRIVFMDAGRILEEAVPAEFYENPREERARLFLSRILNH; this comes from the coding sequence ATGATTGTATTTAATCAGGTAAATAAGTTCTATGGAGATTTTCAAGTCTTAAAAGATATTAATCTCACAATCAATCAAGGTGAAGTAGTTGTCGTAATAGGTCCATCCGGTTCAGGGAAAAGTACTCTGCTGCGCTGTATCAATCACCTGGAAACAATCTCTGACGGAACACTTACCGTAAATGGGATATCTGTAGGGGATAAAAAAACAGATATCAATAAGCTAAGGCGCAATATTGGAATGGTTTTTCAGCACTTTTATTTATATCCCCACAAAACCGTGCTTGAAAATATCACTCTTGCTCCTATGAAAGCATTGGGCCAATCCGAAAAAGAAGCTAAGGAAACAGCCCGACATTATCTTGCAAAAGTAGGGATATTAGATAAGGCCGAATCTTATCCTTCTCAGCTTTCCGGAGGCCAGCAGCAGCGTGTTGCAATTGCCCGAGGCCTTGCAATGAAACCAGAAATCATGCTTTTCGATGAACCCACATCGGCACTTGACCCCGAAATGATCGGGGAAGTTCTGGATGTTATGAAAACCCTAGCCAGGGAAGGCATGACAATGGTCGTAGTAACCCACGAAATGGGCTTTGCCAGGGAGGTTGCCGACCGAATTGTATTTATGGATGCAGGAAGAATTTTAGAAGAAGCAGTTCCGGCTGAATTTTATGAGAATCCGCGTGAAGAACGGGCTCGCTTATTTCTTAGCCGTATATTAAATCATTAA
- the mtnA gene encoding S-methyl-5-thioribose-1-phosphate isomerase, giving the protein MQNPVTVIQSVRLDDENDTLVLLDQTVLPNETNFLELKEMEDIWDAIYQLKVRGAPAIGIAAAYGAYLGTKKSTAETVEALFADFKKVKDYLATSRPTAVNLFWALNRMEDRFKQEAGKSVAEVKAALKEESENIRAEDEKICEAIGEHALSLLEPGWGLLTHCNAGTIATAKYGTALAPIYLGQEKGYDFKVYADETRPLLQGARLTAWELQQAGVDVTLICDNMASIVMKEGRIQAVLVGCDRVAANGDSANKIGTSGVAILAKHYNIPFYVCAPLSTVDLECKTGDDIHIELRPAEEITSKWYEKSMAPDGVQTYNPAFDVTDHSLITGIVTENGIAYAPYTESLPKMFKK; this is encoded by the coding sequence GTGCAAAATCCAGTAACTGTCATACAATCTGTACGTCTAGATGATGAGAATGATACATTAGTATTATTAGATCAAACCGTATTACCGAATGAAACGAATTTCCTAGAATTAAAGGAAATGGAAGATATATGGGATGCGATTTATCAATTAAAGGTCCGTGGAGCACCCGCAATCGGGATTGCTGCAGCATATGGTGCCTATTTAGGAACAAAGAAATCAACAGCAGAAACGGTTGAAGCTCTTTTTGCAGACTTTAAAAAAGTGAAGGATTATTTAGCTACTTCACGACCAACGGCTGTAAACCTGTTTTGGGCATTAAATCGTATGGAAGACCGATTTAAGCAAGAAGCAGGGAAGAGTGTGGCAGAAGTAAAGGCTGCGCTGAAAGAGGAATCTGAAAACATTCGTGCAGAGGATGAAAAAATCTGTGAAGCGATTGGAGAACATGCACTTTCCTTGCTGGAGCCAGGCTGGGGATTACTCACTCATTGTAATGCTGGAACCATCGCAACAGCCAAATACGGAACGGCATTAGCTCCGATTTATTTAGGGCAGGAAAAAGGCTATGACTTCAAAGTTTATGCAGATGAAACAAGACCTTTGCTTCAAGGAGCACGTCTGACAGCGTGGGAGCTCCAGCAGGCTGGAGTAGATGTCACGCTAATTTGTGATAACATGGCTTCCATCGTTATGAAAGAAGGCAGAATTCAGGCTGTGCTAGTCGGCTGTGACCGTGTTGCGGCAAATGGCGATTCAGCAAATAAAATTGGAACCTCTGGTGTGGCGATTCTCGCAAAGCACTACAACATTCCTTTTTATGTTTGTGCACCGCTATCTACAGTTGATTTAGAATGTAAAACAGGGGATGATATTCACATCGAATTGCGTCCTGCTGAGGAAATTACAAGTAAGTGGTATGAAAAGTCCATGGCACCGGATGGTGTTCAAACCTATAATCCTGCTTTTGATGTAACCGATCATTCATTAATCACAGGAATCGTTACGGAAAATGGAATTGCTTATGCACCATATACGGAAAGCCTTCCTAAAATGTTTAAAAAATAA